In Thamnophis elegans isolate rThaEle1 chromosome 4, rThaEle1.pri, whole genome shotgun sequence, the following proteins share a genomic window:
- the LOC116508069 gene encoding LOW QUALITY PROTEIN: two pore calcium channel protein 1-like (The sequence of the model RefSeq protein was modified relative to this genomic sequence to represent the inferred CDS: inserted 4 bases in 2 codons), with protein MGDSAKEEEENLLLAAAYVYDAQYNRNIPFETSPKAIRLYYLYNHWAMQAGTYFFIFVVLTLALFEEPAVYLLPFLITSVIEVLCLLXLLWRLIHFAHVTPRNTFWKDTKNICIMITVLMTLIDLIIYGILRTLNIHGVRWSRPLRPIFLINFAESRQIRRAFRSIRNTLPEITYVFLLFMFSVLMFSLMALKLFGDRNLKTLEGLPYFTNYLEVVFDMYVLVTTANSPDIMMPAYDFSWWYSLFFIIYVIINTYIFMSVFLAVVYNNYRKHLKNEIRKLAYMKRHKMIDAFNLLKVKERDEFVIQQDQWKNLVKMVAPHISASHRELLLRISDEEQKGYVDKKSFVRLADLLNIEVITLKARIHPLDSWFPQVYNSTPSLVLRNMVQHRAFIWIYDIIILINAVFIALDEKNPYXSYAEWVFLCLYIIEILLKLYVFEPRTFFARNQFWNWFDTSIIIAALIATVLNTALKSVTAYSSQQILDIVFVLRVLRLIRIIDSVQRFRVIMNTLINIVPTMLTFGALILVVYYVFSIIGMEIFHGKIQFFAGNTTSPQAMYCGNPVLSGTTFARAKYCRNNFNDIVSSFVVLMELTIVNQWHVLANGFALVTHESAKLFFIIFHIVVVIMIISSLPLYSHNIGNIFVAFILEAFFVEYSIEKSEIETAIEKKIQELGIGVQEDDLFDGRLIDNLETRENDLGSEEGIAVKKKSKGLMFKIASRRYRTVDALLQRMFEAEIAPEEEGPSLDEILNLSPDEAYPGNPAFDRAV; from the exons ATTATCTCTATAACCATTGGGCCATGCAAGCAGGtacttatttcttcatttttgtagTCCTCACACTTGCACTATTCGAAGAGCCAGCTGTATACCTACTTCCTTTCTTG ATTACATCAGTGATTGAAGTCTTATGCCTTTT TCTTCTTTGGAGACTCATCCATTTTGCACATGTTACACCTCGTAATACATTCTGGAAAGATACAAAGAACATCTGCATCATGATAACAGTCTTG ATGACATTGATTGACCTAATTATCTACGGCATTCTTAGAACCTTGAACATTCATGGTGTTCGGTGGTCCAGGCCATTGAGACCCATCTTCTTAATAAACTTTGCAGAGAGTCGTCAG ATCCGGCGAGCCTTTCGAAGCATCCGGAACACTCTGCCTGAGATCACATATGTCTTTCTACTGTTCATGTTCAGTGTCCTGATGTTTTCTCTCATGGCTCTGAAGCTGTTTGGAGACAG gAATTTGAAGACCTTGGAAGGCTTGCCCTATTTTACAAATTATCTTGAAGTTGTATTTGATATGTACGTGCTGGTGACCACCGCCAATAGCCCAGACATCAT GATGCCGGCTTATGACTTCAGCTGGTGGTACAGTTTATTTTTCATCATATATGTAATAATCAACACCTACATTTTCATGTCAGTCTTTTTAGCAGTTGTGTACAACAACTACAGGAAACACTTAAAG AATGAGATCCGCAAGCTTGCTTACATGAAACGTCACAAAATGATAGACGCCTTCAACCTCCTAAAAGTCAAAGAAAGAGATGAATTTGTTATCCAACAAGATCAGTGGAAAAATCTGGTAAAAATGGTGGCACCTCACATCAGCGCATCCCATCGTGAACTCCTTTTAAGAATATCTGATGAAGAACAGAAAGGCTATGTGG ACAAAAAATCCTTTGTACGTCTGGCTGATCTTTTGAATATAGAGGTGATCACACTGAAGGCCCGCATCCACCCCTTAGACAGCTGGTTTCCACAGGTGTATAACTCCACTCCCAGCCTGGTTTTACGCAATATGGTCCAGCACAG AGCATTCATTTGGATATATGATATTATCATACTAATTAATGCAGTCTTCATTGCACTGGATGAGAAGAATCCTTA TTCCTATGCAGAGTGGGTGTTTTTATGCTTGTATATAATTGAAATACTCCTGAAATTATATGTTTTTGAACCCAGGACTTTTTTTGCAAGAAACCAATTCTGGAACTG GTTTGATACTTCTATCATTATTGCTGCTTTGATTGCAACAGTACTGAACACTGCACTTAAATCAG TGACTGCATACAGTAGCCAGCAAATTCTGGACATTGTGTTTGTCTTACGAGTTCTTAGGCTTATAAGAATTATCGACAGTGTCCAAAG GTTCCGTGTTATTATGAATACACTAATAAACATTGTGCCTACGATGCTAACCTTTGGAGCATTAATTCTG GTGGTATATTATGTATTTTCCATTATTGGGATGGAAATCTTCCATGGGAAAATCCAATTCTTTGCCGGAAACACCACCTCACCGCAAGCCATGTACTGTGGAAATCCTGTTTTGAGTGGAACTACATTTGCACGAGCCAAATATTGCAGGAATAACTTCAACGACATTgtgtcttcttttgttgtccttaTGGAATTAACCATTGTCAACCAGTGGCATG TTCTTGCCAATGGATTTGCCCTTGTGACTCATGAGAGTGCAAAGCTGTTTTTCATCATCTTTCACATTGTTGTGGTGATTATGATTATAAGTAGTCTACCTCTTTATAGTCATAATATTGGaaa CATCTTTGTAGCATTCATTTTGGAAGCATTCTTTGTGGAGTATTCTATTGagaagagtgaaattgaaactgCCATTGAGAAGAAGATTCAAGAACTTGGTATAGGGGTACAAGA GGATGACCTTTTTGATGGTAGGTTGATAGACAACCTTGAAACCAGGGAAAATGATCTTGGAAGTGAAGAAGGAATAGCAGTGAAGAAGAAATCTAAGGGGTTGATGTTtaaaattgcctccagaa GATACAGGACTGTGGATGCCTTACTCCAACGCATGTTTGAAGCAGAGATAGCCCCAGAAGAAGAAGGTCCTTCCCTTGATGAGATCTTAAATCTGTCTCCAGATGAGGCCTACCCAGGGAACCCAGCTTTTGACCGGGCTGTCTAA